The Mesorhizobium sp. B1-1-8 genome contains a region encoding:
- a CDS encoding sugar ABC transporter substrate-binding protein, with amino-acid sequence MGSRWNIVKAAVAGLAFCGAMASASYAADTVGLITKTETNPFFVKMREGAQAKAKELGVTLITAAGKFDGDNDGQVAAIENLISAGAKGFAIVPSDSKAIVPTIKKARDAGLKVIVLDTPLDPMDAADATFATDNRKAGMLIGQWASKTLGDKAANAKIVFLDLATNQPTVDFLRDQGFMQGFGIDVKDPNKYGDEDDKRICDHEISQGDQEKGRTAMENALQKCPDVNVVYTINEPAAAGAWEALKAVGKDDGSVMIVSIDGGCPGVKNVKAGVIGATSQQYPLKMASMALEAIVSGKIPDIDPKMGFLDTGAQLITAKPVEGVKSISVEEGLKLCWG; translated from the coding sequence ATGGGTAGTAGATGGAATATCGTCAAGGCGGCTGTTGCTGGCCTTGCCTTTTGCGGCGCGATGGCAAGCGCTTCATATGCGGCCGATACCGTCGGCCTGATCACCAAGACCGAAACCAATCCTTTCTTCGTGAAAATGCGCGAGGGCGCTCAGGCCAAGGCCAAGGAACTCGGCGTTACCCTGATCACCGCAGCCGGCAAGTTCGATGGCGACAATGACGGCCAGGTGGCGGCGATCGAGAACCTGATCTCTGCCGGGGCCAAGGGTTTTGCCATCGTGCCGAGCGACTCCAAGGCAATCGTGCCGACTATCAAAAAGGCGCGCGACGCCGGCCTCAAGGTGATCGTGCTCGATACGCCGCTCGATCCAATGGACGCCGCTGACGCGACCTTCGCCACCGATAACCGCAAGGCCGGCATGCTGATCGGTCAGTGGGCCTCCAAGACTCTTGGCGACAAGGCGGCAAACGCCAAGATAGTGTTTCTCGACCTCGCCACCAACCAGCCGACCGTCGACTTTCTGCGCGATCAGGGCTTCATGCAGGGCTTCGGCATCGACGTGAAGGATCCCAACAAATACGGCGATGAGGACGACAAGCGCATCTGCGATCACGAAATCAGCCAGGGCGACCAGGAGAAGGGCCGCACGGCGATGGAAAACGCATTGCAGAAGTGCCCGGACGTGAATGTCGTCTACACGATCAACGAGCCTGCCGCGGCCGGCGCCTGGGAGGCACTCAAGGCAGTGGGCAAGGATGACGGCAGCGTGATGATTGTTTCGATCGACGGGGGCTGCCCGGGCGTGAAGAACGTCAAGGCCGGCGTGATCGGCGCGACCAGCCAGCAATATCCGTTGAAGATGGCGTCGATGGCGCTCGAAGCGATCGTCTCGGGCAAGATCCCTGACATCGACCCCAAGATGGGTTTCCTCGACACCGGTGCGCAGCTCATCACCGCCAAGCCGGTTGAAGGCGTGAAGTCGATTTCGGTCGAGGAAGGCCTGAAGCTCTGCTGGGGTTAA
- a CDS encoding RbsD/FucU family protein codes for MLIGIPPLLGPQLLATLRAMGHGDEIAIVDGNYPAEEQAKRLIRTDGHPIIAVLDAVLSVLPVDDAVPQALFRASVKGDPALADPVHHEMEAICARRAPGHKVIALAGPDFYARVKAAHAIVATSEPRLYANIIIRKGVIYPPETKT; via the coding sequence ATGCTGATCGGCATCCCGCCGCTGCTCGGCCCGCAGCTTCTGGCGACGCTCAGGGCAATGGGGCACGGCGACGAGATCGCGATCGTCGACGGCAATTACCCGGCCGAGGAACAGGCAAAGCGGTTGATCCGAACCGACGGCCATCCCATCATTGCGGTGCTCGATGCCGTGCTCAGCGTGCTGCCGGTGGACGACGCCGTGCCGCAAGCACTGTTCCGCGCCTCGGTCAAAGGCGATCCGGCGCTCGCCGATCCCGTGCATCACGAGATGGAGGCGATCTGCGCCAGGCGCGCGCCGGGCCACAAGGTGATTGCGCTGGCCGGTCCCGACTTCTATGCACGCGTCAAGGCCGCGCACGCCATCGTGGCGACCAGCGAACCCAGGCTCTATGCTAACATCATCATTCGCAAGGGCGTGATTTATCCGCCGGAGACCAAGACATAA
- a CDS encoding ROK family transcriptional regulator, with amino-acid sequence METGIARRGSPEALESRLNRGTNQSGMRDHNERLVLSLVRQHGSLAKSDIARMTGLSAQTVSVIMRELEEDKLLLRQAPLRGKIGQPSIPMALNPEGAFFIGLKIGRRSAELVLIDFLGNVRSMLQNSYRYPAPRETVEFVTAGIKTMRAELTPTQDKRIAGLGIAMPFELWNWADTAGAPRDVMDEWRHRDIRADIQAQCEFPVYLQNDATSACGAELVFGQAGAARDFVYFYIGAFAGGGIVLNGRLFSGPTGNAGALGSMPVPGPDGKPAQLIDVASIAMLEKALSAKGIDGSYLWTSPQEWGEIGAELDDWIAGAAQALAYAIVAACAIIDFEAAVIDGWMPLGVRRRLVDAVTDAIAGIDAEGLKLPVVREGTVGIHARALGGASLPLSERFLIGPNTISGGT; translated from the coding sequence GTGGAGACCGGCATTGCGAGGCGCGGTTCGCCCGAGGCTTTGGAGAGCCGTCTTAATCGCGGCACCAACCAGAGCGGCATGCGCGACCACAATGAACGGCTCGTGCTGTCGCTGGTCCGCCAGCACGGCAGCCTTGCCAAATCCGACATTGCGCGCATGACCGGGCTATCGGCCCAGACCGTATCGGTCATCATGCGCGAACTGGAGGAAGACAAGCTTCTGCTGCGCCAGGCGCCGTTGCGCGGCAAGATCGGCCAGCCCTCGATCCCGATGGCGCTCAACCCGGAAGGCGCCTTCTTCATCGGTCTCAAGATCGGCCGCCGCAGCGCCGAGCTGGTGCTGATCGACTTCCTCGGCAATGTGCGTTCGATGCTGCAGAATTCCTACCGCTATCCGGCGCCGCGCGAGACGGTGGAGTTCGTCACCGCCGGAATCAAGACGATGCGCGCGGAGCTGACGCCGACGCAGGACAAGCGCATCGCCGGGCTCGGCATCGCCATGCCGTTCGAACTCTGGAACTGGGCAGACACCGCCGGGGCGCCGCGCGACGTCATGGACGAGTGGCGCCATCGCGACATCCGCGCCGACATCCAGGCACAATGCGAGTTTCCGGTCTATCTGCAGAATGACGCCACCTCCGCCTGCGGCGCCGAGCTTGTCTTCGGCCAGGCGGGAGCGGCGCGCGACTTCGTCTATTTCTACATCGGCGCCTTTGCCGGCGGCGGCATCGTGCTTAACGGCCGCCTGTTCAGCGGCCCGACCGGCAATGCCGGCGCGTTGGGCTCGATGCCTGTGCCGGGGCCGGACGGCAAGCCGGCGCAGCTTATCGACGTCGCCTCGATCGCGATGCTGGAAAAGGCGCTTTCCGCCAAAGGCATCGACGGCTCCTACCTTTGGACCTCGCCGCAGGAATGGGGCGAGATCGGCGCCGAGCTGGACGACTGGATCGCCGGCGCGGCGCAGGCGCTGGCCTACGCCATCGTCGCAGCCTGCGCCATCATCGATTTCGAGGCGGCGGTGATCGACGGATGGATGCCGCTTGGCGTGCGGCGCAGGCTCGTCGACGCGGTCACCGACGCCATCGCCGGCATCGACGCCGAGGGCCTGAAACTGCCGGTCGTGCGCGAAGGCACAGTCGGCATTCATGCCCGCGCGCTGGGCGGCGCCAGCCTGCCGCTTTCCGAGCGCTTCCTGATCGGGCCGAACACGATCTCCGGGGGCACCTGA